One genomic region from Spirosoma sp. KCTC 42546 encodes:
- a CDS encoding RNA polymerase sigma factor, with protein sequence MLSEQEFVQQIRQHQKIIHKVCHLYADKPEDREDLFQEILLNAWKANRNFRRDAKFTTWLYQIGLNTAISYFRQTKRKPTQDGLDDVLHLPDLTEDATEQQFMALYQAIGQLDKIDKAVVMLYLDEYDYTAIGQLLGITPNYVAVKMNRIRQQLKQTVQQN encoded by the coding sequence ATGTTGTCAGAGCAGGAATTTGTCCAGCAGATTCGCCAGCATCAGAAAATCATTCATAAAGTTTGTCACCTCTATGCGGACAAACCGGAAGATCGCGAGGATTTGTTTCAGGAAATTCTGCTGAATGCCTGGAAAGCCAACCGCAATTTTCGGCGGGATGCCAAGTTTACGACCTGGCTTTATCAAATTGGACTCAATACCGCAATCTCCTACTTCCGGCAAACGAAACGAAAACCCACGCAGGATGGGCTGGATGATGTACTGCACCTCCCTGACCTGACTGAAGATGCTACGGAGCAACAATTTATGGCCCTGTATCAGGCTATTGGACAACTTGACAAAATTGATAAAGCGGTGGTGATGCTCTATCTCGATGAGTACGATTATACGGCAATTGGCCAGCTATTGGGAATTACACCTAATTATGTAGCCGTAAAAATGAATCGAATCAGGCAGCAACTTAAGCAAACCGTACAACAAAACTAA
- a CDS encoding HAD family phosphatase, with amino-acid sequence MESAHNTTTLKNLIFDLGDVIIPIDLTAPIRNFAMLANLPEEEVRSIWTQFDIIGQYETGLIDDTAFRDHVRRVLKNDSWADEVIDTAWNTILLDLPVERVERIKELQQTYRLFLLSNTSPIHIRLVNKMLTSLNQPTLEELFERVFYSYEVKLAKPSPEIYEHVLAEAGLVASETAFFDDNAANIRSAAQLGIQAVHVQPPMTILDYLTNV; translated from the coding sequence ATGGAATCCGCACATAACACCACAACGCTCAAAAACCTGATTTTCGACCTCGGTGATGTGATTATCCCGATTGATTTGACCGCCCCCATTCGAAACTTTGCCATGCTGGCGAACCTACCCGAAGAGGAAGTAAGGTCGATCTGGACGCAATTCGACATCATTGGTCAATATGAAACCGGCCTGATTGACGACACGGCCTTCCGTGATCATGTTCGGCGGGTGTTGAAAAATGACAGCTGGGCTGATGAAGTGATTGATACAGCCTGGAACACTATTTTGCTTGACTTACCCGTTGAGCGGGTTGAACGCATTAAAGAGCTACAACAAACGTATCGGCTATTCCTGCTTAGTAATACCAGCCCTATTCACATTCGACTGGTGAACAAAATGCTTACCAGTCTGAATCAGCCGACGCTGGAAGAACTCTTTGAGCGCGTATTTTATTCCTACGAAGTAAAACTAGCGAAGCCGTCGCCTGAAATTTACGAGCACGTTTTGGCCGAAGCGGGATTGGTTGCCTCAGAAACCGCTTTTTTCGATGATAATGCAGCAAACATCCGGTCGGCTGCCCAGTTAGGTATTCAGGCCGTACATGTGCAGCCCCCGATGACAATTCTTGATTACTTAACGAATGTATAA
- a CDS encoding M50 family metallopeptidase, which translates to MKKKQVLPMLLAMLAGAILSFGSIRLIEYSFPIAVLKNMFRSSTGWEDAVKLAGVLVAMWAALLVHELGHLVTGLALKFRFHIVVVGPLGIRRNPDTDRVEGYLNRDARLYGGIAGPVPLEKGPHLRSKFAAIVAAGPIVSLFMGVVALWLGYMNAYTLTINSLAMSRIAVCFCLTFGAFSCMLFLATTVPFRTGPFFTDRARFFRLMGGGHAAAIEQATLELLVHSQSGQSYANSNPEQIDLLLNEPESSLRLFAHIMAYYRHLDRQEMMDAFERLKLAETLLEGQPEMTKIEIWKELAFAYAYIEWDVKEALANWGKIKPSPESFPSAFVYLFWASLSRAQGEPVEQINAWVTKGLAALPATLTRSEDRLRHKLLTSLTKLSVHSVP; encoded by the coding sequence ATGAAAAAGAAACAGGTTTTACCCATGTTGCTGGCCATGCTGGCCGGTGCCATTCTTAGTTTCGGAAGTATTCGGTTAATCGAGTATTCCTTCCCGATCGCTGTGCTGAAAAATATGTTTCGTTCCAGCACGGGCTGGGAAGATGCGGTGAAATTGGCAGGTGTTCTGGTGGCTATGTGGGCCGCGCTGCTGGTCCATGAATTAGGCCATTTGGTAACGGGCTTAGCGCTTAAGTTTCGCTTTCACATCGTAGTGGTCGGTCCATTAGGTATTCGCCGGAATCCGGATACAGACCGGGTGGAAGGCTACCTGAACCGGGATGCCCGGTTGTACGGAGGCATTGCAGGACCTGTACCACTAGAAAAAGGGCCACATCTGCGGTCTAAATTTGCGGCTATAGTCGCTGCTGGGCCTATTGTCAGCCTGTTTATGGGCGTGGTTGCACTCTGGCTCGGGTACATGAATGCCTACACACTGACGATCAACTCACTGGCAATGAGCCGGATTGCCGTTTGTTTCTGTCTGACCTTCGGGGCGTTTTCCTGCATGTTATTTCTGGCAACAACAGTTCCATTCCGAACTGGGCCTTTTTTCACGGATCGTGCTCGCTTTTTTCGGCTTATGGGTGGTGGGCATGCCGCAGCTATCGAACAAGCTACGCTCGAACTACTGGTGCATAGCCAATCAGGACAATCGTATGCAAATAGTAACCCCGAACAAATCGATCTGTTGCTCAATGAACCGGAATCGTCGCTTCGGTTATTTGCCCATATAATGGCCTATTACCGGCATCTGGATCGGCAGGAAATGATGGATGCGTTTGAGCGACTAAAGCTTGCGGAAACGTTGCTCGAAGGCCAGCCGGAAATGACGAAAATTGAAATTTGGAAGGAGCTAGCCTTTGCTTATGCGTATATTGAGTGGGATGTGAAGGAGGCTTTGGCCAATTGGGGTAAGATTAAGCCCTCACCCGAAAGTTTTCCGTCGGCTTTTGTGTATCTGTTCTGGGCATCTCTTTCGCGTGCCCAGGGCGAGCCAGTAGAGCAGATTAATGCGTGGGTTACCAAAGGGCTAGCCGCCTTACCTGCTACGTTAACGCGTAGCGAAGATCGGCTTCGACATAAATTATTGACCAGTTTGACTAAACTCAGCGTGCATTCGGTGCCTTAA